ACCTCGTGGCCGTGTGCCGCAACCGCCTCGCCGGCTCCACCGGACCCGGCGAGTCCGCCTATGCCGCCCTGCCGGTCTCGCCGATGGGCGAGGTCGTCACCCGCTACCACATCAGCCTCGACGTCGCCGACAAACCGGGTGTTCTCGCCCAGGTGGCGACCGTGTTCGCGGAGCACGGGGTGTCGATCGATACGGTTCGGCAGCAGGGCAAGGACGGCGAGGCCTCTCTCGTCGTCGTCACCCATCGCGCCTCCGACGCCTCCCTCACCGGGACCGTCGAGGCGCTGCGCAACCTCGACACCGTGCGGGGTGTCGCCAGCATCATGCGGGTTGAAGGAGAGTAACCAGCAATGACCCACCAGTGGCGCGGAATCATCGAGGAGTACCGGGACCGGCTGCCCGTCTCCGACAGCACGCCGGTCGTGACGCTCCGGGAGGGCGGCACGCCCCTCGTGCCCGCGCAGGTGCTCTCCGAGCGCACGGGCTGCGAGGTCCACCTCAAGGTGGAGGGCGCGAACCCCACCGGGTCCTTCAAGGACCGCGGCATGACCATGGCCATCACGCGGGCGAAGGAAGAGGGCGCGAAGGCCGTCATCTGTGCCTCCACGGGCAACACCTCTGCCTCCGCGGCCGCCTACGCCGTCCGCGCGGGCATGGTCTCCGCCGTGCTCGTCCCGCGCGGCAAGATCGCGCTGGGCAAGATGGGCCAGGCCCTGGTGCACGGCGCGAAGATCCTCCAGGTCGACGGCAACTTCGACGACTGCCTCACCCTCGCGCGTGAACTGAGCGACAACTACCCGGTGGCGCTGGTCAATTCGGTGAACCCGGTGCGCATCGAGGGCCAGAAGACCGCCGCGTTCGAGATCGTGGACATGCTCGGCGACGCGCCCGACGTCCACGTCCTGCCGGTGGGCAACGCGGGCAACATCACGGCGTACTGGAAGGGCTACAAGGAGTACGCCGCCGACGGGATCGCGGCCAGGACCCCGCGCATGTGGGGGTTCCAGGCCTCCGGTTCCGCGCCCATCGTGCGCGGCGAGGTCGTCAAGGACCCGTCGACGATCGCCACCGCGATCCGCATCGGCAACCCCGCGTCCTGGAACTACGCGCTGGCCGCGCGGGACGAGTCGGGCGGCTTCATCGACGAGGTGACGGACCGTGAGATCCTGCGCGCCTACCGGCTGTTGGCCGCTCAGGAGGGTGTCTTCGTGGAGCCCGCCTCCGCCGCCTCCGTGGCCGGTCTGCTGAAGGCCGCCGAGGCCGGCAAGGTCGACCCGGGCCAGACCATCGTCTGCACGGTCACCGGCAACGGCCTCAAGGACCCCGACTGGGCCGTCGCGGGCGCCCCGCAGCCCGTCACCGTCCCGGTGGACGCGGCGACGGCCGCCGAGCGTCTCGGGCTCGCGTAACCGCGTCCGCGACCACTCGCGTATCCTCTCGCCCAGCCGTTCGAAAAGACCTGGGAGTCGCGCGTAGACGCGGGTTCCCGGGGGATAACCCTGACAGGACCCGACAGGGGGTGCACAGGGGGCTTACGACACGCATCGTGCGCCTCCTGTGCGCCCTATGTCGCCACAGAACCTTCCTTCGATAGGCTGTACTGAACCCGCCCGCCGCATATGCCCCGCAAGGGTGCGGCGCCGCGCCGTCTTGAGCGGCCGCAGGGTCTCACGTACCTGTCGAATGTCCGTCGATATCCATCGAACGTCATTCGACGATCGACAATCGAGAATCGTCAATCTCGCAGCTCAAGGAGAGTCATCGAGCGATGGCCGGTCCAGCGTTCCGCGCCGCCGCCGTACGGGTGCGCGTCCCCGCCACCAGCGCCAACCTCGGCCCGGGCTTCGACGCTCTGGGCCTGTCGCTGGGGCTCTACGACGACGTGGTCGTCCGGGTGGCCGACTCCGGCCTGCACGTCGACATCGCGGGGGAGGGCAGCGAGACCCTTCCACGCGACGAGAAACACCTCCTCGTACGGTCCCTGCGCACCGCCTTCGACCTGCTGGGCGGACAGCCCCGGGGCCTCGAGATCGTGTGCGCCAACCGCATTCCGCACGGCCGCGGCCTCGGCTCCTCCTCCGCCGCCATCTGCGCCGGCATCGTCGCCGCCCGCGCCGTGACCATAGGCGGCGACAACCGGCTCGACGACGCCGCGCTGCTCGAACTGGCCACGGAGATCGAGGGCCACCCCGACAACGTCGCGGCCTGTCTCCTCGGCGGCTTCACGCTCTCCTGGATGGAGGGCGGCGCCGCGCGGGCGATCAGGATGGATCCCGCGGATTCCATCGTTCCGGTGGTTTTCGTGCCCGGGAAGCCGGTTCTCACGGAGACGGCGCGCGGACTGCTCCCGCGCAACGTCCCGCACGTCGACGCTGCGACCAACGCGGGCCGGGCGGCCCTTCTCGTGGAAGCCCTGACCAGGCGCCCCGAACTGCTGCTGCCCGCCACCGAGGACCGGCTGCACCAGGAGTACCGCGCGCCCGCCATGCCGGAGAGCGCGGCCCTGGTGGAGCGGCTGCGCGCCGACGGCGTACCGGCCGTCATCTCCGGCGCCGGACCCACCGTCCTGGCCCTGGCCGACGAGGCCAGCGCCGACAAGGTGGCCGATCTCGCGGGTGCGGGATGGGCCGCCAACCGGCTGGATCTCGACGCCCGAGGGGCGTGCGTCCTGCCGCTGACCACGAACGTCATCGAGACCGGCGCCGACAGCGGCGTCGAGTAGGGGCGTTCGGTTGCCGGATTTCGAGAGGGGGAATGTTTGTTGGATCCGGTAGTGTTAACCTCAAGTCTGCACCTGCCCCAGCCATGGCGAGGTGCTTATCGTCCCCGTCCGGGACAACCATTCTTC
The sequence above is drawn from the Streptomyces griseiscabiei genome and encodes:
- the thrC gene encoding threonine synthase; its protein translation is MTHQWRGIIEEYRDRLPVSDSTPVVTLREGGTPLVPAQVLSERTGCEVHLKVEGANPTGSFKDRGMTMAITRAKEEGAKAVICASTGNTSASAAAYAVRAGMVSAVLVPRGKIALGKMGQALVHGAKILQVDGNFDDCLTLARELSDNYPVALVNSVNPVRIEGQKTAAFEIVDMLGDAPDVHVLPVGNAGNITAYWKGYKEYAADGIAARTPRMWGFQASGSAPIVRGEVVKDPSTIATAIRIGNPASWNYALAARDESGGFIDEVTDREILRAYRLLAAQEGVFVEPASAASVAGLLKAAEAGKVDPGQTIVCTVTGNGLKDPDWAVAGAPQPVTVPVDAATAAERLGLA
- the thrB gene encoding homoserine kinase translates to MAGPAFRAAAVRVRVPATSANLGPGFDALGLSLGLYDDVVVRVADSGLHVDIAGEGSETLPRDEKHLLVRSLRTAFDLLGGQPRGLEIVCANRIPHGRGLGSSSAAICAGIVAARAVTIGGDNRLDDAALLELATEIEGHPDNVAACLLGGFTLSWMEGGAARAIRMDPADSIVPVVFVPGKPVLTETARGLLPRNVPHVDAATNAGRAALLVEALTRRPELLLPATEDRLHQEYRAPAMPESAALVERLRADGVPAVISGAGPTVLALADEASADKVADLAGAGWAANRLDLDARGACVLPLTTNVIETGADSGVE